One Gymnogyps californianus isolate 813 unplaced genomic scaffold, ASM1813914v2 HiC_scaffold_31, whole genome shotgun sequence genomic region harbors:
- the CCDC15 gene encoding coiled-coil domain-containing protein 15, whose protein sequence is MGVPGPNQPLGRDAATLEGAASGGRGAPGGASGETPVAELAGAGREEPERGPVGVWVESAPGQPEQSLAFASAFQVEEELKEQQREKAASLRRFQGEVKQRVNQQVRMRRKQQLQKSYEAAERESCIAVQYSDSALRFTPRKNTCLFRSRPEPAICGPDARAGPAQRQGMQNEPFQQQAAKLSKTVKQVRRRLASCKTVPQGAGPPELPGGVWRREKPESCETAPVPAEDESEELLLAGHHDLPAELQDQGTAPHQAEQDDDFYIKIEFEKFCDGSVKDSSLPEPPQRLHTDYRPPLVLWAGVDQEETKKQRQNEYLRYRRLFMNVEREQVKEQRRQKERQKRIAEIKNKKENQRRAEERRMQEMADQQEPFPGEGACETLAQLKLEERGAKKVKEKQQRNKEYVRYIEALRAQLREKIKLYNIDLPPLCSCGSDFWDSHPDTCANNCVFYKNHEAYSHALQSVLSSCDPAARSPSARLPLRGLAALCARSGKHL, encoded by the exons ATGGGGGTGCCTG ggccGAACCAGCCGCTGGGCCGGGATGCTGCCACCCTCGAAGGAGCGGCCTCGGGGGGCCGGGGAGCACCTGGGGGGGCGTCGGGCGAGACCCCCGTGGCAGAGTTGGCGGGTGCTGGCCGAGAGGAACCAGAGCGTGGCCCCGTGGGCGTCTGGGTGGAGAGTGCCCCGGGGCAGCCGGAGCAGAGCCTGGCCTTC GCTTCGGCGTTTCAGGTGGAGGAGGAGCTGAAGGAGCAGCAACGGGAGAAGGCAGCCAGCCTGAGACGCTTCCAGGGAGAGGTGAAGCAGCGGGTGAACCAGCAGGTCAGGATGcgaagaaagcagcagctgcagaagtccTACGAAGCG gcagagagggagagctgCATCGCCGTGCAGTACTCGGACTCCGCGCTGCGCTTCACCCCCAGGAAGAACACGTGCCTGTTTCGGAGCCGCCCCGAGCCTGCCATCTGCGGTCCCGACGCTCGCGCCGGCCCGGCGCAGCGGCAAGGGATGCAAAACGAGCCGTTCCAGCAGCAAGCCGCCAAG CTCAGCAAAACCGTGAAGCAAGTTCGGCGCCGGCTGGCGTCCTGCAAAACCGTACCCCAAGGAGCGGGTCCCCCTGAACTCCCCGGCGGCGTCTGGAGGCGAGAG aaaCCAGAGTCTTGCGAAACGGCCCCGGTGCCTGCAGAAGATGAGAGTGAGGAGCTGCTTCTGGCGGGCCATCACGATCTTCCAGCTGAACTGCAAGACCAGGGGACAGCCCCGCATCAGGCTGAGCAAGACGATGACTTCTACATCAAAATTGAATTTGAAAAA TTCTGTGACGGATCGGTGAAGGACTCGAGCTTGCCCGAGCCTCCCCAGAGGCTGCACACCGATTACCGACCTCCCCTCGTACTCTGGGCTGGCGTAGACCAAGAGGAAACCAAGAAGCAG CGTCAGAACGAGTACCTGCGGTACAGGCGCCTCTTCATGAACGTCGAACGAGAGCAAGTGAAGGAACAGCGGAGGcagaaggagaggcagaagagaatCGCCGA GATTaagaacaagaaggaaaaccagCGCCGGGCGGAAGAGCGGAGGATGCAGGAGATGGCTGACCAGCAAGAACCCTTCCCGGGAGAGGGAGCCTGTGAAACCCTGGCCCAGCTTAAactggaggagaggggagcgAAGAAGgttaaggaaaaacagcagcGAAATAAGGAGTACGTGAG GTACATCGAAGCTCTAAGAGCCCAGCTGAGGGAGAAGATAAAACTATATAACATCGACTTGCCCCCGCTGTGCTCCTGCGGCTCCGATTTCTGGGACTCCCACCCGGATACCTGTGCCAACAACTGCGTCTTCTACAAAAACCACGAAG CCTACAGCCACGCTCTGCAGTCCGTCCTCTCGTCCTGCGACCCCGCGGCCAGGAGCCCCTCGGCGAGGCTGCCGCTCCGAGGCCTGGCCGCTCTCTGCGCTCGCTCGGGGAAACATCTGTGA